ACCGGCGGCATTTTATCTTGCTCCTTAGCATTATGGGACGTAGTTTCTTCTACTTCTGTAAATAGAAAATCACTAAGCCGCTTGCCGGTACCGGAAAAACATGCTTTCACACGTGCAGTTGCTTTTTGTGCCAATACAGCCATGGAAACATTGGTCATTAATAAAATCGCAACCACCGCAGCGGCCGCTAACAAAATGACGGTTCCTACTTGACCAAAGGATTGCAAAAGTAAAAAAGCCAAGAGGGAACCAACCAACCCACCACCCTGACTGGCTGTTGCCTGATCAGTAACAGTCATTAGTATTTCTAGAAAGGTTGGTTTCAAAGGCACCATTAAACTCAATACCGTCAGGGTAAGAAAAAATAATAACACCGCCCCGTAAACTTTGATATTCACCGGAGTCTTACTGCGATCCACAATGAGCTTGATGCCAAAGAGACCGAGGAAGATCATTAACACCACCCCACCCAGGGTGCCAAACAGGCTTTTTAGGACACGCCCGACAAAACCACCGATGGCCCCCAGGGGTGTGTCAGCAAAACTGATCAGTCCTAACACTGCTATGGATAATAATGCAATACCAAATATTTCATATTTCAAATCATCCCTAATTTTTTTCAGCAAATCCAAATTGGGCACCTCCCCCTAATATATACTACAGAAATTTCCAAAATCCTTTTCCGGGATACCCTGAGGTATAAAGCCTGGTCAGATAAAACATATTAAACGTAAATCAAATAAAAGGAGGTTCAGACCTATGCCACATGGTACCCCTGGAATTACAGCCAGAGAACTTATTGACTTACAAGCACATTTAATGCTGGAGAGCAATTTGGTAGGTCAACTTAACCATTTTGCCCAGGAATGCACCAACCCGCAGTTAAGTCAAATCTGCCAAAATATATCCCAAAGCCGCATGGACTGTATGCAAAGGCTGGCTCATTATGTCAATATTGCCCCTATGCAATAATTTTAGACAGGAGGTCGTTGGATGTATCAGGATCAGGTAACTGATAAAAACTTGTGTTTGGCCCTCATTAATCAGCTCAAATGGAGCGCCACCTGTCTCACCGGTAAAATCTTGGAATGCGCTGATGACCAGTTGAGACAGGAATATATGCAAATCCTTAACCGTACCTTCGCTGAACAAAAACGAGTCTTCGACTTTGCCCATCAGCAGGGTTGGTACCAACCCATGATGGCAGAACAGCAAATGATTGGTCAGGTACAAAGCGATACACAAAAACTAATGATGGAGCAGCAGCATAGCATGGGCAACATGCACCAAATAGCTCAACAGCAGAGTATACAAAGCCAGGGTATGTATAACTATCAAAATCAAAACCATTATGGTGGACAACCATATTACAGCCGGTAAGAAGTAATTCAGGGAGTGGCGCATATTTGCGACACTCCCTTTTTAGGGCCATTGGCTTTTGGCCATTAGCCTTTAGTCGTTAGCCATTGGCTTAGTTGGATAAAACCTGGTACTGGTAGCATATATCCCCGGAGAGAGGATTTAAAGAACCCCCTCGCCGAGGAGAGTAATGCAAAATATCTCTACTAAGGCATACTAGAAATTGAAGTGGTGCTTAATTTAATTTTATCAAATTACCCCTTTTGTAATGCACTCCTGAGGGGGCAGGTTCGGGGTCGGAAGTCAAGCAAGGCGCGCAGCGCCTGGGGGAGATGCTTTTTATGCCCACTCCCTCTGACGGTTACGCCACCACCTCAGGAAGGGTTTAAAAAGGCCTATGGCTTATGGCTTAAGGCCCAAGGCCAATCATTTAAAGGCCAATGGCCAAAGGCTAAAGGCCAAAAGCCTGTGTCTTAAGGGCTACGGCCAATCTTTAAAGCCGATGGCCGATGGCTGATGGCCGATGGCCGACGGCCAATTCGCGCCATCCCTTAATTGCACGGCTTTTAGTTAATTTCGCAGGCTAATTATGTGAGCAATCCTGGATAGACCCCCTGGTTAAGAAAATGAGCCGGGTCACTGCTATTGATGCGCACCACTCTCCTTTGCCCATTCTCTGCCTTTTCCAGCAAAACAGGAATGCCGTCCACTTCCCCGGTTTCATAACTGGGATAACTATTGTCATCAAAGCCTTGTAATACTTGTTCCGGTGCCAGTGGTGTCCAAAGAATCATTGTAGCATACACCTCTCTCTACCCTTGCGTTCCTCGATGAATTGCTTCAGTTTACATAGGGCCTGGCCAATACCACCCACTTCATCAATCAAACCGTATTCCACGGCATCCTTACCAATAAC
This region of Desulforamulus ferrireducens genomic DNA includes:
- a CDS encoding spore coat protein, with amino-acid sequence MYQDQVTDKNLCLALINQLKWSATCLTGKILECADDQLRQEYMQILNRTFAEQKRVFDFAHQQGWYQPMMAEQQMIGQVQSDTQKLMMEQQHSMGNMHQIAQQQSIQSQGMYNYQNQNHYGGQPYYSR
- a CDS encoding YlzJ-like family protein, whose protein sequence is MILWTPLAPEQVLQGFDDNSYPSYETGEVDGIPVLLEKAENGQRRVVRINSSDPAHFLNQGVYPGLLT